A genomic segment from bacterium encodes:
- a CDS encoding helix-turn-helix domain-containing protein, translating to MNIAKQKRLEGAGWKFGSAADFLNLTEEEKAYVEIKLALAHTLESTRRQLGFTQKTLAVKLHTSQPRVAMMEKGDPSVTLDLLIRGLLALGTKPHQLAALL from the coding sequence ATGAATATTGCAAAACAAAAGCGGCTTGAAGGGGCGGGCTGGAAGTTTGGCAGTGCCGCAGATTTTCTCAATTTGACAGAAGAAGAAAAAGCCTATGTGGAGATAAAATTAGCCTTGGCCCATACGTTAGAATCCACCCGGAGACAACTGGGGTTTACTCAAAAAACATTAGCCGTCAAACTCCATACCAGCCAGCCCCGTGTGGCTATGATGGAAAAGGGTGACCCATCCGTTACGCTGGACCTTTTGATACGGGGATTGCTTGCGCTTGGAACTAAACCCCACCAACTCGCCGCATTGCTGTAG
- a CDS encoding type II toxin-antitoxin system RelE/ParE family toxin, whose amino-acid sequence MIYSKKKVKERKPIGWLSGEIKTPPFSSGARVEAGYLLCRLQNGDLLPLPHSRPMPGVGSHCHELRVKDAHAEWRIIYRVDSDVILVVAVFEKKTRETPQHIMDVCRYRLRQYDEIAGG is encoded by the coding sequence ATGATATACAGTAAAAAGAAAGTTAAAGAGCGTAAGCCTATCGGGTGGTTGAGTGGTGAAATTAAAACCCCGCCGTTTTCTTCCGGGGCAAGGGTTGAGGCCGGGTATTTGCTATGTCGCCTACAGAATGGAGATTTGTTGCCGTTGCCTCATTCGCGGCCGATGCCAGGAGTTGGCTCGCACTGCCATGAATTGAGGGTGAAGGATGCCCACGCAGAATGGCGGATCATTTATCGGGTCGATTCCGATGTTATCTTGGTGGTGGCCGTTTTTGAGAAGAAAACGAGGGAAACGCCACAGCACATAATGGACGTCTGCCGCTACCGGTTGCGGCAATATGATGAAATAGCGGGAGGATGA